One genomic segment of Catalinimonas alkaloidigena includes these proteins:
- a CDS encoding CTP synthase → MGSVKYIFVTGGVTSSLGKGIISASLGKLLQSRGFRVTIQKFDPYINIDPGTMNPYEHGECYVTDDGAETDLDLGHYERFLNVRTSQANNVTTGRIYNNVITKERKGVYLGKTVQVIPHITDEIKSNFFRLGEKGEFDIVITEIGGCVGDIESLPFIEAVRQARWELGSSNFLVIHLTLVPYLEAAKELKTKPTQHSVQRLSEAGVQPDILVCRSERHLPMDIRKKIALFCNVNINSVIEAVDADTIYDVPLLMRKEKLDERVLSKLKLSHKREPDIEQWKEFLGRYKNPLSEVNIGVIGKYVELPDAYKSIAEAFVHAGAENECKVRLSWISSESISEENKEEVLGELDGILVAPGFGERGIPGKLVTARYARENKIPYFGICLGMQCAVIEFARNVLDIHDANSTEMNAKTKQPVIALMEDQKNIVNKGGTMRLGAYDCELKRGSLAYQAYGRKTIQERHRHRYEYNNEYLERFEKAGMIASGINPDSKLVEVIELKDHPWFLGTQYHPELKSTVLSPHPLFVRFIKAAKENKQ, encoded by the coding sequence ATGGGTTCAGTTAAGTATATCTTCGTAACGGGAGGCGTTACATCTTCATTAGGTAAAGGAATAATCTCAGCATCGCTGGGTAAGCTGCTACAGTCGCGAGGTTTCAGGGTTACCATCCAGAAATTTGATCCTTACATCAATATTGATCCGGGCACTATGAATCCCTATGAGCATGGCGAGTGCTATGTGACAGATGATGGGGCAGAAACGGATCTTGACCTGGGGCACTACGAGCGGTTTTTAAATGTCCGTACTTCACAAGCCAATAATGTAACTACAGGTCGTATTTACAACAATGTAATCACCAAAGAAAGAAAGGGGGTTTATTTAGGGAAGACAGTTCAGGTGATTCCTCATATCACAGATGAGATCAAGTCTAACTTCTTTCGCTTAGGTGAAAAAGGTGAGTTTGACATTGTCATCACCGAGATCGGGGGCTGTGTGGGTGATATTGAATCTCTTCCTTTTATAGAAGCAGTGCGTCAGGCACGCTGGGAGCTGGGGAGTAGCAACTTTCTGGTCATTCACCTTACCTTAGTTCCTTATCTGGAAGCTGCCAAAGAACTTAAAACCAAACCAACACAGCACTCGGTTCAGCGTCTTTCGGAAGCAGGCGTACAGCCGGATATTCTTGTATGTCGTTCAGAACGGCATCTTCCTATGGATATCAGGAAAAAAATCGCGCTTTTCTGTAATGTAAATATCAACTCGGTCATAGAGGCGGTGGATGCGGATACTATTTACGATGTGCCGCTACTTATGCGGAAGGAGAAACTGGATGAAAGGGTACTCAGCAAGCTCAAATTGTCTCATAAGCGAGAACCGGATATTGAGCAGTGGAAAGAGTTTCTGGGTCGTTACAAAAACCCATTGAGCGAGGTGAACATTGGGGTGATTGGTAAATATGTGGAACTGCCGGACGCTTACAAATCAATTGCTGAAGCATTTGTACATGCTGGTGCTGAAAATGAATGTAAAGTCAGATTAAGCTGGATTTCTTCCGAATCCATAAGCGAAGAAAATAAAGAAGAGGTTTTAGGTGAGCTGGATGGTATACTGGTAGCGCCGGGCTTTGGGGAACGTGGTATTCCAGGCAAGCTGGTGACAGCACGTTACGCCAGAGAAAATAAAATACCATATTTCGGGATTTGTCTGGGAATGCAATGTGCAGTGATAGAGTTTGCGCGTAATGTGTTAGACATCCATGACGCTAATTCAACCGAGATGAATGCTAAAACTAAGCAGCCGGTGATCGCATTAATGGAAGACCAGAAAAATATTGTAAACAAAGGAGGAACCATGCGTTTGGGAGCTTACGATTGTGAACTTAAAAGAGGAAGCCTGGCATATCAGGCCTACGGACGCAAAACCATACAGGAGAGGCACCGCCATCGTTATGAATATAACAACGAATACCTGGAAAGATTTGAAAAGGCGGGCATGATAGCCAGTGGTATCAACCCGGATTCAAAACTGGTAGAAGTCATTGAGCTTAAAGATCACCCCTGGTTTCTGGGCACTCAGTATCATCCCGAACTTAAGAGTACGGTCCTGAGCCCGCACCCTTTGTTTGTACGTTTTATCAAGGCTGCCAAAGAAAATAAACAATAA